The proteins below are encoded in one region of Paracoccus sp. N5:
- a CDS encoding aldehyde dehydrogenase family protein — protein MRPNEPRPAEAPKEPIRLEQPIDGRMLIDGELVESAGGGWLESSNPATEGYIGRVPDGNAADIDRAVAAAEKAQLAWAALSVEQRAACLNGFGDAILARSDELLAAEVSDSGNPAAFMLGDIRASVARLRYLAGLGNELQGATIPVDPGKLHLTLREPYGVVGRITAFNHPIAMAVHGLAGPLITGNTVVLKPSEQCPLSSAILGEIARDALPPGVLNIVSGGRAAGDALVRHPRVKRLSFVGSVGTGLAIQRAAAESAVKHISLELGGKNPFIVFPDAPIDKVAAAAVTGMNFSWQGQSCSSTSRLFLHEDIHDAVLARIVEIVEAIKVGDPCDWDTRMGAIVSKAQLERVEGFIRSAQDEGARLVAGGERPRGPGFDKGYWMRPTVFANVTQDMRIAREEIFGPVLSVLRWSDFDQVIEMANSVEYGLSGAVWTGDLSNALRTVKALKSGYLWVNDVASHPRAVPFGGFKNSGIGRERGLSELASFTEEKSVGIVI, from the coding sequence ATGCGACCGAATGAACCACGCCCCGCCGAAGCGCCCAAGGAGCCGATCCGCCTCGAACAGCCGATCGACGGGCGGATGCTGATCGATGGGGAGCTGGTCGAAAGCGCCGGCGGCGGCTGGCTGGAATCGTCCAATCCCGCCACCGAGGGCTATATCGGCCGGGTTCCCGACGGCAATGCCGCCGATATCGACCGGGCGGTCGCCGCCGCCGAAAAGGCGCAGCTGGCCTGGGCCGCCCTCTCCGTCGAACAGCGGGCGGCCTGCCTGAACGGTTTCGGCGATGCGATCCTGGCGCGCAGCGACGAATTGCTGGCGGCCGAGGTCTCGGACAGCGGCAATCCCGCCGCCTTCATGCTGGGCGACATCCGCGCCAGTGTGGCGCGGCTGCGCTACCTGGCGGGCCTGGGCAACGAGCTTCAGGGCGCCACCATCCCGGTCGATCCGGGCAAGCTGCATCTGACCCTGCGCGAACCCTATGGCGTGGTCGGCCGCATCACCGCCTTCAACCATCCCATCGCGATGGCGGTCCACGGGCTGGCGGGGCCGCTGATCACCGGCAACACGGTGGTGCTGAAACCCTCGGAACAATGCCCGCTCTCCTCGGCCATCCTGGGCGAGATCGCCCGCGACGCCCTGCCGCCCGGCGTGCTGAACATCGTCAGCGGCGGGCGCGCGGCCGGGGATGCGCTGGTGCGCCACCCCCGGGTCAAGCGGCTGTCCTTCGTCGGCTCGGTCGGCACCGGGCTGGCCATCCAGCGCGCCGCCGCCGAAAGCGCGGTCAAGCACATCTCGCTGGAGCTGGGCGGCAAGAACCCGTTCATCGTCTTCCCCGACGCCCCCATCGACAAGGTCGCGGCCGCCGCCGTCACCGGCATGAACTTCAGCTGGCAGGGCCAGTCCTGCAGCTCGACCAGCCGGCTGTTCCTGCACGAGGACATCCATGACGCGGTGCTGGCCCGCATCGTCGAGATCGTCGAGGCGATCAAGGTCGGCGATCCCTGCGACTGGGACACGCGCATGGGCGCCATCGTCTCGAAGGCGCAGCTGGAGCGCGTCGAGGGCTTCATCCGCTCGGCCCAGGACGAGGGCGCAAGGCTGGTCGCCGGCGGCGAGCGCCCGCGGGGTCCGGGCTTCGACAAGGGCTACTGGATGCGCCCGACGGTGTTCGCCAACGTGACGCAGGACATGCGCATCGCCCGCGAGGAGATCTTCGGCCCGGTGCTGTCGGTGCTGCGCTGGTCGGATTTCGACCAGGTGATCGAGATGGCCAATTCGGTCGAATACGGGCTGTCCGGCGCGGTCTGGACCGGCGATCTGTCGAACGCGCTGCGCACGGTGAAGGCGCTGAAATCGGGCTATCTCTGGGTGAACGACGTCGCCTCGCATCCGCGCGCGGTGCCCTTCGGCGGCTTCAAGAACAGTGGCATCGGGCGCGAGCGCGGGCTGTCGGAACTGGCCTCCTTCACCGAGGAGAAATCCGTGGGCATCGTCATCTAG
- a CDS encoding TRAP transporter large permease, with the protein MATTVALGLFVVLMAVGLPVALTFLVAGGIGIYMMLGPDMIAGLLTTSPLSSVQIYALIAIPMFILMANLITVSGVTDELFDVTRIWVGRTPGGLAHATAMTGAIFGAVSGSSTAAAATLASTSIPGMLKQGYNTRLATGVAAISGTLAMLIPPSVAMVFYALIADLRVSQLLIAGLVPGILVTITIILTVLLLVRMDPDHAPAGQRYSLGEKIRSLRNTWSFLLLFIVVIGAIYTGIATPTETSAIGALAALLLCLWRRVPASKLAKAVRTSAETSCMIALIIIGASVFGYFVTLTQMTQSLIQFVAEIGMSRWAVLAFAILLYVVLGCFMDMITMLILTVPIMVPLMNSLGFDPYWFAVIVIVTAELGMVTPPFGLNVFVISKYTGIPVGQIFHGSIPHVVAHLILIFFLVLFPQLITWLPSTMQ; encoded by the coding sequence ATGGCAACCACTGTCGCACTTGGACTGTTCGTCGTCCTGATGGCCGTCGGCCTGCCTGTCGCGCTGACCTTCCTGGTCGCGGGCGGCATCGGCATCTACATGATGCTGGGGCCGGACATGATCGCCGGCCTGCTGACCACCTCGCCACTGTCCTCGGTGCAGATCTATGCACTGATCGCCATCCCGATGTTCATCCTGATGGCGAACCTGATCACGGTCAGCGGCGTCACCGACGAGCTGTTCGACGTCACCCGGATCTGGGTCGGCCGCACGCCGGGCGGTCTTGCCCATGCCACGGCGATGACCGGGGCGATCTTCGGCGCGGTCTCGGGCTCAAGCACGGCTGCCGCCGCGACGCTGGCCTCGACCAGCATCCCCGGCATGCTGAAACAGGGCTACAACACGCGGCTGGCGACCGGGGTGGCGGCGATCTCGGGCACGCTGGCCATGCTGATCCCGCCCAGCGTGGCCATGGTGTTCTATGCGCTGATCGCCGACCTGCGCGTGTCGCAACTGCTGATCGCCGGGCTGGTGCCGGGCATCCTGGTCACGATCACGATCATCCTGACCGTCCTGCTCCTGGTCCGCATGGACCCGGATCACGCGCCGGCCGGTCAGCGCTATTCGCTGGGCGAGAAGATCCGGTCGCTGCGCAACACCTGGAGCTTCCTGCTGCTGTTCATCGTCGTGATCGGCGCGATCTATACCGGCATCGCCACCCCGACCGAGACTTCGGCCATCGGCGCGCTGGCCGCGCTGCTCCTGTGCCTGTGGCGGCGGGTGCCGGCCAGCAAGCTGGCCAAGGCGGTCCGGACCTCGGCCGAGACCAGCTGCATGATCGCGCTGATCATCATCGGCGCCTCGGTCTTCGGCTATTTCGTGACGCTGACGCAGATGACGCAGAGCCTGATCCAGTTCGTCGCCGAGATCGGCATGAGCCGCTGGGCGGTGCTGGCCTTCGCGATCCTGCTCTATGTCGTCCTGGGCTGCTTCATGGACATGATCACCATGCTGATCCTGACGGTTCCGATCATGGTGCCGCTGATGAACAGCCTGGGCTTCGATCCCTACTGGTTCGCGGTGATCGTGATCGTGACGGCCGAGCTGGGCATGGTGACGCCGCCTTTCGGGCTGAACGTCTTCGTGATCTCGAAATATACCGGCATCCCGGTCGGGCAGATCTTCCACGGCTCGATCCCGCATGTGGTCGCGCACCTGATCCTGATCTTCTTCCTGGTGCTGTTCCCGCAGCTCATCACCTGGCTGCCCTCGACCATGCAATAG
- a CDS encoding MaoC/PaaZ C-terminal domain-containing protein, translating to MNAQVRGKYWDDFEVGEVIVTPKRTVTSTDIVNFACLSGDFNEVHTNWEYCKETQFGEPIAHGPLVYSIVGGLQYAAGINDGTLIALLQIDGWRMLKPVFHGDTIHAEMTVLDKTETSKGDKGVVQMKREFKNQKGETVQEMTVKMLYKRRPAA from the coding sequence ATGAACGCACAGGTGCGTGGCAAATACTGGGACGATTTCGAGGTTGGCGAGGTGATCGTGACGCCGAAGCGGACGGTGACCTCGACCGACATCGTGAACTTCGCCTGCCTGTCGGGCGATTTCAACGAGGTCCATACCAACTGGGAATATTGCAAGGAAACCCAGTTCGGCGAGCCGATCGCCCATGGCCCGCTGGTCTATTCCATCGTCGGCGGCCTGCAATACGCCGCGGGGATCAATGACGGCACGCTGATCGCGCTGTTGCAGATCGACGGCTGGCGGATGCTGAAGCCGGTGTTCCACGGCGACACCATCCATGCCGAGATGACGGTTCTGGACAAGACCGAGACCAGCAAGGGTGACAAGGGCGTCGTGCAGATGAAGCGCGAGTTCAAGAACCAGAAGGGCGAAACCGTGCAGGAGATGACGGTCAAGATGCTCTACAAGCGCCGTCCGGCCGCCTGA
- a CDS encoding SDR family NAD(P)-dependent oxidoreductase yields the protein MQLEFAGKSVVVTGAARGIGAAIAAAFARAGARVWACDVIAEALDETVGAINAQAGGRATGWVLDVSDREACAALAAEISAQGAISALVNNAGIIHRLPITDAGAGAAWERMLAVNATGTLNMVGAFLDQLEQTKGAIVNLASIMAFVSGPNMVGYSASKGAVVQMTKGLACELAPKGIRVNAVAPGVIDTAMSQPTSANPEAMARLMAHTPLKRSGRPEELAAPVLFLASPAASYVTGIVMPVDGGYLAA from the coding sequence ATGCAGCTTGAATTCGCCGGAAAATCGGTGGTGGTCACGGGCGCGGCCCGCGGGATCGGCGCCGCGATCGCCGCAGCCTTCGCCCGGGCCGGTGCCCGGGTCTGGGCCTGCGATGTCATTGCCGAGGCGCTGGACGAGACCGTCGGCGCGATCAATGCCCAAGCCGGCGGCCGCGCCACGGGCTGGGTGCTGGACGTCAGCGACCGCGAGGCCTGCGCGGCCCTCGCGGCCGAGATCTCGGCGCAGGGCGCGATCTCGGCGCTGGTGAACAATGCCGGCATCATTCACCGGCTGCCGATCACCGATGCCGGTGCCGGCGCCGCCTGGGAACGGATGCTGGCCGTCAATGCGACGGGCACGCTCAACATGGTCGGGGCGTTTCTCGACCAGCTCGAGCAGACCAAGGGGGCCATCGTCAACCTGGCCTCGATCATGGCCTTCGTGTCCGGCCCGAACATGGTCGGTTATTCGGCCTCGAAAGGCGCGGTGGTGCAGATGACCAAGGGGCTGGCCTGCGAACTGGCGCCCAAGGGCATCCGGGTGAACGCGGTGGCGCCGGGCGTAATCGACACGGCGATGAGCCAGCCCACCAGCGCCAATCCCGAGGCCATGGCGCGGCTGATGGCGCATACGCCGCTGAAGCGGTCGGGCCGGCCCGAGGAGCTGGCCGCTCCGGTGCTGTTCCTGGCCTCGCCGGCGGCGTCCTATGTGACGGGCATCGTCATGCCCGTCGATGGCGGCTATCTGGCCGCCTGA
- the rpoN gene encoding RNA polymerase factor sigma-54, with protein sequence MKLEPNIGAYQKQAIVVSAQALQSLSVLQFSQDELQDYLREQAERNPFIELSEPERPAAPPQAQPGAGGLSPRDGGFGGGASSHAGTDIDSVALLREAQISLRDHLRAQAGMTFRDPRDMAVAIEIVESLDADGYFRRDPDEIAEMLGASQARIEAVLGVVQRFDPAGIAARDLAECLRLQLQDKGRLGPAMRRLLDNLPLLAEFGYSRLARLCGVSLDEISALVREIRDLDPRPGRRMDAEPTLPALPDIVVNRQEDGSFAIELSNQFLPRVLVNREYYAEVKARSRDKDEKRFVMDCMQNAGWLVKNLDQRAQTILRVAAEIVARQEQFLLHGVEHLRPLNLRDVADAVGIHESTVSRAIANKFMMTNRGMFELKYFFANSISASDGGEDFSAETVRHRIRQIVDAETAADVLSDDAIVDELRGAGIDIARRTVAKYREMMRIPSSLQRRKMKLAAQLI encoded by the coding sequence ATGAAACTCGAACCGAATATCGGTGCGTATCAGAAACAGGCGATCGTCGTTTCGGCGCAGGCTCTCCAGTCGCTCAGCGTGCTGCAATTCAGCCAGGACGAGCTGCAGGACTATCTGCGCGAGCAGGCCGAGAGAAACCCGTTCATCGAACTGTCCGAGCCCGAGCGGCCCGCCGCGCCGCCGCAGGCGCAGCCCGGTGCTGGCGGCCTGTCGCCGCGGGACGGCGGCTTTGGCGGCGGTGCCTCGTCGCATGCCGGCACGGACATCGACAGCGTCGCCCTGCTGCGCGAGGCGCAGATCTCGCTGCGCGACCATTTGCGGGCGCAGGCCGGGATGACCTTCCGCGACCCGAGGGACATGGCCGTCGCCATCGAGATCGTGGAATCCCTGGATGCCGACGGCTATTTCCGCCGCGACCCGGACGAGATCGCCGAGATGCTGGGCGCCAGCCAGGCGCGGATCGAGGCGGTGCTGGGTGTCGTCCAGCGCTTCGACCCCGCCGGCATCGCCGCCCGCGATCTTGCCGAATGCCTGCGGCTGCAGCTTCAGGACAAGGGGCGGCTTGGCCCCGCGATGCGGCGGCTGCTCGACAACCTGCCGCTGCTGGCCGAGTTCGGCTATTCCCGGCTGGCCCGGCTTTGCGGCGTGAGCCTGGACGAGATCAGCGCCCTGGTCAGGGAGATCCGCGACCTCGATCCGCGCCCCGGCCGCCGGATGGATGCCGAGCCGACATTGCCGGCGCTGCCCGACATCGTGGTCAACCGGCAGGAGGACGGTTCCTTCGCCATCGAGCTCAGCAACCAGTTCCTGCCGCGGGTGCTGGTGAACCGCGAATATTACGCCGAGGTCAAGGCCAGGAGCCGGGACAAGGACGAAAAGCGGTTCGTCATGGATTGCATGCAGAATGCCGGCTGGCTGGTGAAGAACCTCGACCAGCGGGCGCAGACCATCCTGCGCGTCGCCGCCGAGATCGTGGCGCGGCAGGAGCAGTTCCTGCTGCATGGCGTGGAGCATCTGCGGCCGCTGAACCTTCGGGACGTGGCCGATGCGGTGGGGATCCATGAATCGACGGTCAGCCGCGCCATCGCCAACAAGTTCATGATGACCAACCGCGGCATGTTCGAGCTGAAGTATTTCTTCGCGAATTCCATCTCGGCCAGCGATGGCGGCGAGGATTTCTCGGCCGAAACCGTTCGCCACCGCATCCGGCAGATCGTCGATGCCGAGACCGCCGCCGACGTGCTGTCCGACGATGCCATCGTGGACGAACTGCGCGGCGCGGGCATCGACATCGCCCGGCGCACGGTGGCGAAATATCGCGAGATGATGCGCATCCCCTCGTCCTTGCAGCGCCGCAAGATGAAGCTGGCGGCCCAGCTCATCTGA
- a CDS encoding SDR family NAD(P)-dependent oxidoreductase: MRLQDKRVVVTAAASGMGRAGCLLFAQEGATVAVVDIDPARTEQVVAEVIAQGGKARGFVADLSSAEACKHVIAECAEWLGGIDLLWAHAGSPGPSAVEGVDIAAFDFAVALNLTSALICAGEVADHMRRAGGGAILFTASVAGLRGSPLSPVYSALKFGVVGFTKSLARRYARDGIRVNVVCPGAVDTPMLPAFLDRDGNDDELRAANQARLVANVPMGRVARPEEIAHAALWLLSDDASFVNGVALPVDGGYAA; encoded by the coding sequence ATGAGACTGCAAGACAAGCGCGTGGTGGTCACGGCGGCGGCGTCCGGCATGGGGCGCGCCGGCTGCCTGCTTTTCGCGCAAGAGGGCGCGACCGTCGCGGTCGTGGACATCGACCCCGCCCGCACCGAGCAGGTGGTGGCCGAGGTGATTGCCCAGGGCGGCAAGGCCAGGGGCTTCGTCGCCGACCTGTCCTCGGCCGAGGCCTGCAAGCACGTGATCGCCGAATGTGCCGAATGGCTGGGCGGCATCGACCTGCTCTGGGCGCATGCCGGCTCGCCCGGGCCTTCGGCGGTCGAGGGGGTCGACATTGCCGCCTTCGACTTCGCGGTGGCGCTGAACCTGACCTCGGCGCTGATCTGCGCCGGAGAGGTCGCGGACCACATGCGCCGGGCCGGGGGCGGCGCGATCCTGTTCACCGCCTCGGTCGCCGGCCTGCGCGGCTCGCCGCTCAGCCCGGTCTATTCGGCGCTGAAATTCGGCGTCGTCGGCTTCACCAAGTCGCTGGCCAGGCGTTACGCGCGCGACGGCATCCGCGTCAACGTGGTCTGCCCGGGCGCCGTGGACACGCCGATGCTGCCGGCCTTCCTGGATCGCGACGGCAATGACGACGAGCTCCGGGCGGCGAACCAGGCGCGGCTGGTCGCCAACGTGCCGATGGGCCGCGTCGCCCGGCCCGAGGAAATCGCCCATGCCGCCCTGTGGCTGCTTTCGGACGATGCGTCCTTCGTGAACGGCGTCGCGCTGCCCGTGGACGGCGGTTACGCCGCCTGA
- a CDS encoding N-acyl homoserine lactonase family protein, whose protein sequence is MDQQRPWDAYAICTVTQPEDRPAALTYLDGRPDETCPGLDYFFWVLVRGDEVIVVDTSFSEAVCRKIGRQWNGSPAQLLARIGIDAGQVRQVLLTHAHPDHVGNLHDFPNATFWIQKAEMASLTGADMSHGFFRHAYAREDALALVGLLYDDRLRFLDGDGTFAEGVDYALVGGHARGQMVLRVATRRGPVLLASDAVHLYEEARSERPFFVFQNMEEMLDGYRTCRRLAGEERFLIPGHDKLVSRLYPPARPGLEGLVMDLTKHPAEPQPAS, encoded by the coding sequence ATGGACCAGCAACGCCCCTGGGACGCCTATGCGATCTGCACCGTCACCCAGCCCGAGGACCGGCCCGCCGCCCTGACCTATCTGGACGGCCGCCCGGACGAGACCTGCCCCGGCCTTGACTATTTCTTCTGGGTGCTGGTCCGGGGCGACGAGGTGATCGTCGTCGATACCAGCTTTTCCGAGGCGGTCTGCCGCAAGATCGGCCGGCAATGGAACGGCAGCCCGGCCCAGCTGCTGGCCCGGATCGGCATCGACGCGGGGCAGGTCCGGCAGGTGCTGCTGACCCATGCCCATCCCGACCATGTCGGCAATCTGCACGACTTCCCGAACGCCACCTTCTGGATCCAGAAGGCCGAGATGGCATCGCTGACCGGCGCCGACATGAGCCATGGCTTCTTCCGCCACGCCTATGCGCGCGAGGATGCCCTGGCCCTGGTCGGCCTGCTCTACGACGACCGGCTGCGGTTCCTGGACGGCGATGGAACCTTCGCCGAGGGCGTGGACTATGCGCTGGTCGGCGGGCATGCGCGCGGCCAGATGGTGCTGCGCGTCGCGACCCGGCGCGGGCCGGTGCTGCTGGCCTCGGACGCGGTGCATCTCTACGAAGAGGCGCGGAGCGAGCGGCCCTTCTTCGTGTTCCAGAACATGGAGGAGATGCTGGACGGCTATCGCACCTGCCGCAGGCTTGCGGGCGAGGAACGCTTCCTGATCCCCGGCCATGACAAGCTGGTCAGCCGCCTTTATCCGCCGGCGCGGCCCGGGCTGGAAGGGCTTGTCATGGACCTGACCAAGCATCCCGCCGAACCGCAGCCCGCGTCTTGA
- a CDS encoding GMC family oxidoreductase N-terminal domain-containing protein, which produces MSASTYDYIVIGSGSAGGVIAGRLTESGKYKVLCLEAGTKGPDYIWSIPPSGNVFMVANPAVNWCYRSEPHESHGNRPIYVPRGKMLGGSSSLNGMVYNRGQRVDYDTWAQLGCHGWGYEDMLPFMKKLENASFGDDKYHGRSGPMKIGRASKLSSFYDLFIQSANAIGIPSNPDYSGERQFGVAMAQHCIYAGRRESTATQFLVPARKRPNMTILTGAEAMSLVMEGKRCVGVKYRRNGKVETVRASREVIVSCGAANSPKLLELSGIGNPEILRQHGIQPIHDLPGVGENLRDHYAAIMKWRFNKPGISIARKGRGWRLWLEALRYALLRKGFISQGMGTMRAFIKSRPELEDADILIAAAPFIIELTKNEGRRMSAIEGFFMYSHFERTESTGNIHIRSADPFAPPSINYRFLQTENDRQGSIAAVRKSREIVRAQPLGQYVEEELVPGPQYQTDEEILTYLREQGNIAHHMLGTCKMGNDPMAVVDERLRVHGIAGLRVADASIMPTMFSGNTSIPCMVIGEKCADMVLADAA; this is translated from the coding sequence GTGAGCGCATCGACTTACGACTATATCGTCATCGGATCGGGCTCGGCCGGCGGCGTGATCGCCGGACGGCTGACCGAGAGCGGGAAATACAAGGTCCTGTGCCTCGAGGCCGGAACCAAGGGTCCCGACTATATCTGGTCGATCCCGCCCTCCGGCAACGTCTTCATGGTCGCCAATCCGGCGGTGAACTGGTGCTATCGCTCGGAACCGCATGAAAGCCACGGCAACCGCCCGATCTATGTGCCGCGCGGTAAGATGCTGGGCGGCTCCAGCTCGCTCAACGGCATGGTCTACAACCGCGGCCAGCGCGTCGACTACGACACCTGGGCGCAGCTGGGCTGCCACGGCTGGGGCTATGAGGACATGCTGCCCTTCATGAAGAAGCTGGAAAACGCCAGCTTCGGCGACGACAAATATCACGGCCGCTCGGGTCCGATGAAGATCGGGCGGGCCTCTAAACTGTCGTCCTTCTACGACCTGTTCATCCAGTCCGCCAACGCCATCGGCATCCCCTCGAACCCCGACTATAGCGGCGAAAGGCAGTTCGGCGTCGCCATGGCGCAGCATTGCATCTATGCCGGCCGCCGCGAAAGCACGGCGACGCAATTCCTGGTCCCGGCCCGGAAGCGGCCGAACATGACCATCCTGACCGGCGCCGAGGCCATGTCGCTGGTGATGGAGGGCAAGCGCTGCGTGGGCGTCAAATACCGCCGCAACGGCAAGGTGGAAACCGTGCGGGCCAGTCGCGAGGTGATCGTCTCCTGCGGCGCGGCGAATTCCCCCAAGCTGCTGGAACTGTCCGGCATCGGCAATCCCGAGATCCTGCGCCAGCACGGCATCCAGCCGATCCACGACCTGCCCGGCGTGGGCGAGAACCTGCGCGACCACTATGCCGCGATCATGAAATGGCGCTTCAACAAGCCGGGGATCTCGATCGCCCGCAAGGGTCGCGGCTGGCGGCTGTGGCTCGAGGCGCTGCGCTATGCGCTGCTGCGCAAGGGCTTCATCTCGCAGGGGATGGGGACGATGCGCGCCTTCATCAAGTCGCGGCCGGAGCTCGAGGATGCGGACATCCTGATCGCCGCCGCCCCCTTCATCATCGAACTGACCAAGAACGAGGGGCGGCGCATGTCGGCGATCGAGGGCTTCTTCATGTATTCGCATTTCGAGCGCACCGAGAGCACCGGCAACATCCACATCCGCTCGGCCGATCCTTTCGCGCCGCCCAGCATCAACTATCGCTTCCTGCAGACCGAGAACGACCGGCAGGGCTCGATCGCCGCGGTCCGCAAGTCGCGCGAGATCGTCCGGGCGCAGCCGCTGGGCCAGTATGTCGAGGAAGAGCTGGTGCCCGGCCCGCAATACCAGACCGACGAGGAAATCCTGACCTATCTGCGCGAACAGGGCAATATCGCGCATCACATGCTGGGAACCTGCAAGATGGGCAACGATCCGATGGCCGTGGTGGACGAACGCCTGCGGGTGCACGGCATCGCCGGGCTGCGGGTCGCCGATGCCTCGATCATGCCGACCATGTTCTCGGGCAATACCTCCATCCCCTGCATGGTGATCGGCGAGAAATGCGCCGACATGGTGCTGGCCGATGCGGCGTGA
- a CDS encoding Zn-ribbon domain-containing OB-fold protein, producing MTEMSRHANGDSNSYWEGARQGRLLFQKCKGCGSVQFPPRHHCAACWEADLDWSESSGAGVVESFTIVHRAPLAEFRDRVPYVVASVIVEEGPRMLTNIVGEGALEVRVGARVKASFVTGADGETLPQFVLA from the coding sequence ATGACTGAAATGTCCCGCCACGCCAATGGCGATTCCAATTCCTATTGGGAAGGCGCCCGCCAGGGCCGCCTGCTGTTCCAGAAATGCAAGGGCTGCGGCTCGGTCCAGTTCCCGCCGCGCCATCACTGCGCCGCCTGCTGGGAGGCCGACCTGGACTGGAGCGAAAGCAGCGGCGCGGGCGTGGTCGAAAGCTTCACCATCGTCCACCGCGCGCCGCTGGCCGAGTTCCGCGACCGCGTGCCCTATGTCGTCGCCTCGGTGATCGTCGAGGAAGGGCCGCGCATGCTGACCAATATCGTCGGCGAGGGCGCGCTTGAGGTCCGGGTCGGCGCCAGGGTCAAGGCGAGTTTCGTCACCGGCGCCGATGGCGAGACCCTGCCGCAATTCGTGCTGGCCTGA
- a CDS encoding TRAP transporter small permease: protein MNTRFNVPGRDSGLKKAIRSTDRMLNLMEKLMMGLASAAIVAMMLLVSADAGLRYVMHSPLAFVQDVVVLYLLPASAFLAFSIALREGAHIAVDAVANTLPQRLFNGVLALSLLLSLVFLVAIAWAGAGVAHESWHMAETTGGVYPLPIWPSKIIVPIGMGVLSLRVVHAVVANLHACVTGDTEVAYPQRHNPYSDPVAPGAE, encoded by the coding sequence ATGAACACCCGTTTTAACGTGCCGGGCAGGGACAGTGGCCTGAAAAAGGCGATCCGGAGCACGGACCGGATGCTGAACCTGATGGAAAAGCTGATGATGGGGCTCGCCTCGGCCGCAATCGTGGCGATGATGCTGCTGGTCAGCGCCGATGCCGGGCTCCGCTATGTCATGCACAGCCCGCTGGCCTTCGTGCAGGATGTCGTCGTGCTGTATCTGCTGCCGGCCTCGGCCTTCCTGGCCTTCTCGATCGCGCTGCGCGAAGGCGCGCATATCGCGGTGGATGCGGTGGCCAACACCCTGCCGCAGCGGCTGTTCAACGGCGTGCTGGCGCTTTCCCTGCTGCTCTCGCTGGTCTTTCTGGTGGCGATCGCCTGGGCCGGCGCCGGCGTGGCCCATGAAAGCTGGCACATGGCCGAGACCACCGGCGGCGTCTATCCGCTGCCGATCTGGCCCAGCAAGATCATCGTGCCCATCGGCATGGGGGTGCTGTCGCTGCGTGTCGTCCATGCGGTCGTGGCGAACCTTCATGCCTGCGTCACCGGCGACACGGAGGTCGCCTATCCCCAGCGTCACAACCCCTATAGCGACCCCGTCGCGCCCGGAGCGGAATAA